A part of Acropora palmata chromosome 8, jaAcrPala1.3, whole genome shotgun sequence genomic DNA contains:
- the LOC141889759 gene encoding uncharacterized protein LOC141889759 isoform X1 yields the protein MPVSSTQKEDEMLSNLDVDVLPQTGLQVKVVYMIPSGTVTTRFPRDEQTKNLVKNIACENWREVSNAILKHKELAPVIIIAIRKAVFKEFSDYLKCDSMLLATNPDELAGFSNKLFMAEIRIHCPVWFNCQVGASGLSSKEEAVGGRVNSVALASSTLARLRNPQASAVHYRISTILFHSGVKHDDLNRLNRLGVCMSPDSIVRLQGKMNMQLEGKVDIWRSAIEENHGALKLAKEVLQKQVALPHLDVSKQHLESYEFFSTKGHECLITLLNEEVTKAGANVNTTDSMQIVIKRLEGTKLPLYKLVGDNIDYEIHARVQSQQHCNRSIHWTHQFAVLDRVQNPQLDRFSSQKPVSEIQLAELLPDNDVMANLVRNRSVIVSWVITKYLQPFRQLRDVVVRHIPHEYSKEMSQKSDSCFLSMQFLNPNVSGEMAQLLQQNQEKYVPCLTKGTNKTILEKVPLHGDQLFEEHARNVIWTYRDGVDDYEQLQRIDTEFADWHAKYTLYKTEFKMFVNHSSAAEIGTTRASINRTGKTNAAKGVENHYNEYSKFHARDRGPHMCIIYGNDRNANHQ from the exons ATGCCGGTTTCTTCTACTCAAAAGGAGGATGAAATGCTGAGTAATCTTGATGTGGATGTTTTGCCGCAAACAGGACTTCAGGTAAAAGTTGTGTATATGATTCCGTCAGGAACTGTCACTACGAGATTTCCCCGTgacgaacaaacaaaaaacttgGTCAAAAACATTGCATGCGAAAACTGGCGTGAAGTATCAAATGCTATCCTTAAACACAAAGAGCTTGCCCCAGTAATAATCATTGCAATCCGCAAGGCTGTTTTTAAAGAATTCAGCGATTACCTAAAATGTGACAGCATGTTACTTGCCACAAATCCTGATGAACTAGCCGGgttttcaaacaaattatttatgGCGGAAATTAGAATTCACTGCCCTGTTTGGTTCAACTGTCAAGTCGGAGCTAGTGGTCTTTCCTCAAAGGAAGAAGCTGTAGGTGGACGAGTGAACTCTGTGGCACTTGCTTCATCAACGCTTGCTCGTCTAAGAAATCCTCAAGCTTCCGCCGTCCACTACAGGATTTCCACCATATTATTCCACAGTGGCGTTAAGCATGACGACCTCAATCGCCTGAATCGTTTGGGAGTGTGTATGTCGCCCGATTCCATTGTTCGTCTTCAAGGTAAAATGAACATGCAGTTGGAAGGAAAGGTGGACATTTGGAGAAGTGCTATAGAAGAGAATCATGGTGCGCTCAAGTTAGCCAAAGAGGTTTTACAAAAACAAGTTGCCTTGCCACATCTAGACGTTAGCAAACAGCACCTCGAGAGTTACGAATTTTTCTCTACAAAGGGACACGAGTGCTTAATAACGCTTTTGAATGAGGAGGTAACGAAAGCAGGTGCTAATGTGAACACCACGGACTCCATGCAAATTGTCATCAAAAGATTGGAGGGAACCAAACTTCCTTTGTACAA ATTGGTGGGAGACAACATTGATTATGAAATACATGCAAGAGTCCAGTCTCAACAGCATTGCAACCGCTCCATCCACTGGACACACCAGTTTGCTGTGTTGGATAGAGTCCAAAACCCACAACTGGACAGGTTTTCCAGCCAGAAACCAGTCAGCGAGATACAGCTTGCAGAACTTCTGCCAGACAATGATGTTATGGCAAATCTTGTCAGAAATAGGTCTGTTATTGTCAGCTGGGTGATAACAAAATATCTGCAGCCATTTCGCCAGTTAAGAGATGTGGTAGTAAGGCACATCCCTCATGAGTACTCAAAAGAGATGTCTCAAAAATCTGATTCT TGCTTTCTAAGTATGCAGTTCTTAAACCCCAATGTGTCTGGTGAAATGGCCCAACTTCTCCAGCAGAACCAAGAAAAGTATGTACCCTGCTTAACCAAGGGAACCAACAAGACTATCCTTGAAAAAGTACCTCTGCATGGTGATCAGCTCTTTGAAGAACATGCCAGGAATGTCATCTGGACATACAGGGATGGAGTGGATGATTATGAACAACTTCAGAGAATTGACACAGAGTTTGCAGACTGGCATGCAAAGTACACTCTATACAAG ACAGAGTTCAAGATGTTTGTAAATCACTCCTCTGCTGCTGAAATTGGCACTACCAGAGCAAGCATCAATAGAACTGGCAAAACAAATGCCGCAAAGGGTGTGGAAAACCATTACAACGAGTATAGCAAGTTTCATGCCAGAGACAGAGGCCCACATATGTGCATCATTTATGGAAATGACAGGAATGCAAACCATCAGTg a
- the LOC141889759 gene encoding uncharacterized protein LOC141889759 isoform X2, which produces MPQRVWKTITTSIASFMPETEAHICASFMEMTGMQTISDRPGIAMPEKSVSKQTRAKWLLEICEEHVKKFVFNTDEISKLVAQTTELGGVDRESRWVCRASDCNRTYAYHSGRVRHEVEVHNLSFDGGQDTRDPYGYYYCRMRCGLVFKTKATRNRHEEQMHGEPLPEEDIPQDESQEDYKFNYHSAKLTFGLVMLEFNDAIKEGDGGRLFELYKLAMLLYKTHGHYKYAYAVLLYLVKCIGILPPSQALRLKWNRSFNGSGLPGQNIPLDLRKEHDNKDIKTMWRNLGANVDEHNAERTAGTLESRQLVYKSVDRDCDLKEQHFSRDNPKEEEAVHQIISDLLNNGIFMKRPGREGYSAFPKFKRDLIDSLDYRDLHKWMKEHIDLWGSIYQQEH; this is translated from the exons ATGCCGCAAAGGGTGTGGAAAACCATTACAACGAGTATAGCAAGTTTCATGCCAGAGACAGAGGCCCACATATGTGCATCATTTATGGAAATGACAGGAATGCAAACCATCAGTg aTAGGCCTGGAATTGCCATGCCTGAGAAATCTGTGTCTAAGCAAACTAGAGCCAAATGGCTCCTGGAGATCTGTGAGGAACATGTAAAGAAATTTGTGTTCAACACAGATGAGATTTCAAAATTGGTAGCCCAGACTACAGAGCTTGGAGGAGTAGACCGAGAATCCAGATGGGTGTGTCGTGCATCTGACTGCAACAGGACTTACGCATATCACTCTGGAAGAGTAAG GCATGAAGTTGAGGTACACAATCTCTCGTTTGATGGTGGCCAAGACACCAGAGATCCTTACGGCTACTACTACTGTAGGATGCGGTGTGGACTAGTGTTCAAGACAAAGGCTACAAGAAACAG ACATGAAGAACAAATGCATGGAGAACCCCTTCCAGAGGAAGACATACCACAAGATGAGAGTCAAGAAGACTATAAATTCAATTATCATAGTGCAAAGCTAACATTTGGGCTAGTGATGCTTGAATTTAATGACGCTATTAAAGAAGGCGATGGAGGACGTCTGTTTGAATTGTATAAACTAGCTATGCTCTTGTACAAGACCCATGGGCATTACAAGTATGCATATGCTGTCCTTTTGTATCTGGTGAAGTGTATAGGAATCCTTCCACCATCACAGGCATTGAGATTAAAGTGGAATAGGAGTTTTAATGGAAGTGGTCTTCCTGGACAAAACATCCCACTTGACCTACGGAAAGAACACGATAATAAGGACATCAAGACCATGTGGCGCAACCTGGGTGCAAATGTTGACGAACACAATGCAGAAAGAACAGCAGGAACTCTGGAATCAAGGCAACTTGTTTACAAGTCTGTTGACCGTGACTGTGATCTGAAGGAACAGCACTTCTCCCGGGACAACCCTAAGGAAGAAGAGGCTGTTCACCAGATCATCAGTGACTTGCTGAACAATGGCATTTTTATGAAGAGACCTGGCCGTGAGGGGTATTCAGCATTCCCAAAGTTTAAAAGGGATCTCATCGATAGCCTTGACTACAGAGATCTGCACAAATGGATGAAAGAGCACATTGATCTGTGGGGTTCCATATACCAACAAGAACACTAA